The proteins below come from a single Malus sylvestris chromosome 3, drMalSylv7.2, whole genome shotgun sequence genomic window:
- the LOC126614961 gene encoding tRNase Z TRZ3, mitochondrial-like isoform X1 yields MQMLIPQVTNLRLLFFSPFSCLSSLSPLTIKPYKPRSLFTALASSYRKRHRPLPNNQPPNLRARNKSTLRESGGGKDKSMEEATEAKKADTAGFNKRRAEGNDKSDRPKKNLQRKVRSLNPINTLSYVQILGTGMDTHDTSPSVLLFFDKQRFIFNAGEGLQRFCTEHKIKLSKIDHIFLSRVCSETAGGLPGLLLTLAGMGEEGMSVNVWGPSDLKYLVDAMRCFIPNAAMVHTRSFGPTLGSVGGFMDDQTKFKEPIVLVDDEVVNISAILLLPNFSKGTGLPNEVISTQNPTEKVLDDRIGHASQPFRLNGNSRPNAKPGDMSVVYICELPEIKGKFDPEKAKALGLKPGSKYRELQLGNSVHSDFQNITVHPRDVMEPSIPGPIVLLVDCPTESHLEELVSIKCLSRYYVDFSGPPENAKGVTCVIHLGPASLISSPNYQSWMKRFGLAQHIMAGNERKNVEIPILRASARIAARLNYLCPQFFPAPGFWSLQNLDCLAPESTASSEGSISKSCESISAENLLKFTLRPYARLGLDRSVIPSQVASSEIIDELISEIPEVVDAAHCVSRFWYQSTETNGEISLTKGDEVLVEEPWYNENTLPSCLENIRRDDLEIVLLGTGSSQPSKYRNVTSIHINLFSKGGLLLDCGEGTLGQLKRRYGVEGADNAVRGLSCIWISHIHADHHTGLARILTLRRDLLKGVPHEPLLVVGPRKLKFFLDAYQRLEDLDMQFLDCKHTTEASLLAFEGVTEPNRDYSSPASPTRFEDMSIKNTERQLAERVDSTLFAKGSRMQSYWKRPGSPIDNSVVPIVKSLQKVLNETGLEALISFPVIHCPQAFGVVLQASERLNSVGKMIPGWKVVYSGDTRPCPELIDASRGATVLIHEATFEDGMVDEAVARNHSTTKEAIEVGNSAGVYRIILTHFSQRYPKIPVLDDTHMHKTCIGFDMMSINIADLPVAPKVLPYLKLLFRDEMIVDEEDELIEAASVAS; encoded by the exons ATGCAAATGCTTATTCCACAAGTCACAAACCTCCGTCTCCTCTTCTTTTCCCCTTTCTCTtgtctctcctccctctctcctctcaCCATTAAACCCTATAAACCCCGCTCTCTCTTCACCGCCCTCGCTTCCTCCTACCGAAAACGACACCGTCCCCTCCCCAACAACCAACCTCCCAACCTCCGCGCCAGGAACAAAAGCACTCTCAGGGAGAGCGGAGGAGGCAAAGACAAATCAATGGAAGAGGCCACGGAGGCTAAGAAGGCTGACACTGCTGGGTTCAATAAGCGAAGAGCTGAGGGCAACGACAAGAGTGATAGGCCGAAGAAGAACCTTCAGCGGAAAGTGCGCTCACTTAATCCCATCAATACCCTATCTTATGTTCAG ATACTAGGGACTGGAATGGATACTCATGATACATCTCCTTCAGTGTTGCTATTCTTTGACAAACAGAGATTTATATTTAATGCTGGAGAG GGTTTGCAAAGGTTCTGCACAGAGCATAAGATTAAGTTGTCAAAG ATTGATCACATTTTTCTCTCTCGTGTCTGCTCAGAGACTGCAGGTGGACTTCCAG GTTTGCTGTTAACTTTGGCTGGcatgggtgaagaaggaatgtCT GTCAATGTATGGGGTCCGTCAGATCTCAAATATCTGGTAGATGCCATGAGGTGTTTCATCCCAAATGCTGCCATGGTTCACACTCGGAGCTTTGGGCCGACTCTCGGTTCTGTGGGGGGTTTTATGGATGATCAAACTAAGTTTAAAGAGCCGATTGTTCTTGTTGATGATGAGGTTGTCAATATATCAGCCATTCTTCTACTCCCAAATTTCTCAAAAGGGACTGGGCTCCCAAATGAAGTAATCAGTACACAGAATCCGACAGAAAAGGTTCTTGATGATAGGATTGGTCATGCTTCACAACCCTTTAGACTAAATGGCAACAGTAGACCTAATGCAAAGCCTGGTGACATGTCTGTCGTTTACATCTGTGAATTACCTGAGATTAAAGGGAAATTTGACCCTGAAAAAGCTAAGGCTTTGGGTCTTAAACCAGGGTCAAAATATCGGGAACTGCAACTTGGAAATTCAGTGCACTCAGATTTTCAAAATATCACG GTTCATCCAAGGGATGTAATGGAACCCTCCATTCCTGGTCCAATTGTATTACTTGTAGACTGCCCAACGGAATCTCATTTGGAGGAGCTGGTATCCATAAAATGTCTCAGTCGCTATTATGTGGATTTCTCAGGCCCGCCTGAGAATGCTAAGGGTGTGACTTGTGTCATTCATCTGGGTCCTGCATCTCTAATAAGCAGTCCGAACTACCAGAGCTGGATGAAGAGATTTGGTTTAGCCCAACATATCATGGCTGGGAATGAAAG GAAGAATGTGGAGATTCCAATCCTAAGAGCAAGTGCAAGAATTGCAGCTCGACTTAACTATCTATGTCCACAGTTCTTTCCAGCTCCAGGTTTTTGGTCTCTTCAGAACCTTGATTGTTTGGCACCAGAATCCACTGCTTCAAGTGAG GGTTCCATTTCAAAGTCTTGTGAAAGCATTTCCGCTGAAAACCTCCTCAAG TTCACGTTGCGTCCATATGCTCGCCTTGGATTAGATAGGTCTGTTATTCCAAGTCAAGTGGCTTCCTCAGAAATCATTGATGAGTTAATTTCAGAGATTCCGGAGGTTGTAGATGCAGCCCATTGTGTTAGTCGGTTCTGGTACCAGTCTACAGAAACAAACGGAGAGATAAGTTTAACTAAAGGTGATGAAGTTTTGGTTGAAGAGCCATGGTATAATGAGAATACGCTTCCTAGTTGTTTGGAAAATATAAGGAGAGATGACTTGGAGATAGTTCTTTTAGGGACTGGATCATCTCAGCCATCTAAATATCGCAATGTCACTTCTATCCATATCAATCTTTTCTCCAAAGGAGGTTTACTTTTAGATTGCGGTGAAGGAACCCTGGGACAGCTGAAAAGAAG ATATGGTGTAGAGGGTGCTGATAATGCTGTGAGAGGTCTTAGCTGTATATGGATTTCTCATATTCATGCTGATCACCATACTGGGTTGGCAAGAATACTTACTCTACGACGTGATTTGTTGAAGGGGGTGCCTCACGAGCCATTACTTGTTGTTGGACCGAGAAAGCTTAAGTTCTTTTTGGATGCATACCAGAGACTCGAAGATTTAGATATGCAGTTCCTTGATTGTAAGCACACCACAGAAGCGTCTTTACTTGCTTTTGAGGGTGTTACTGAACCCAATAGGGATTACTCTTCTCCAGCAAGTCCAACCCGTTTTGAGGACATGAGCATTAAAAATACAGAGAGGCAATTAGCGGAGAGAGTTGATTCTACTCTATTTGCTAAAGGATCCCGTATGCAGAGCTATTGGAAGAGGCCGGGTAGTCCTATTGACAACAGTGTAGTTCCAATTGTAAAGAGCTTGCAAAAAGTGCTCAATGAAACTGGTTTGGAAGCCTTGATTAGTTTTCCTGTCATCCACTGTCCGCAGGCATTTGGTGTTGTCTTGCAAGCTTCAGAGAGATTGAATAGTGTTGGAAAAATGATTCCAGGTTGGAAGGTTGTATACTCAGGTGACACTAGGCCCTGTCCGGAACTTATAGACGCATCTCGTGGTGCAACAGTTCTAATACATGAG GCAACTTTTGAGGATGGCATGGTGGACGAGGCTGTAGCAAGAAACCATAGCACAACAAAGGAAGCCATAGAAGTTGGGAACTCTGCTGGAGTTTATCGTATCATCCTCACTCACTTCAGCCAGCGATATCCTAAAATCCCAGTACTTGATGATACACACATGCATAAGACATGCATTGGATTTGACATGATGAGTATTAACATTGCTGATTTGCCTGTGGCCCCAAAGGTACTTCCATACTTGAAACTGCTTTTTAGAGACGAGATGATTGTTGACGAGGAAGATGAGTTGATAGAGGCTGCAAGTGTGGCTTCTTGA
- the LOC126614961 gene encoding tRNAse Z TRZ4, mitochondrial-like isoform X2, whose protein sequence is MEEATEAKKADTAGFNKRRAEGNDKSDRPKKNLQRKVRSLNPINTLSYVQILGTGMDTHDTSPSVLLFFDKQRFIFNAGEGLQRFCTEHKIKLSKIDHIFLSRVCSETAGGLPGLLLTLAGMGEEGMSVNVWGPSDLKYLVDAMRCFIPNAAMVHTRSFGPTLGSVGGFMDDQTKFKEPIVLVDDEVVNISAILLLPNFSKGTGLPNEVISTQNPTEKVLDDRIGHASQPFRLNGNSRPNAKPGDMSVVYICELPEIKGKFDPEKAKALGLKPGSKYRELQLGNSVHSDFQNITVHPRDVMEPSIPGPIVLLVDCPTESHLEELVSIKCLSRYYVDFSGPPENAKGVTCVIHLGPASLISSPNYQSWMKRFGLAQHIMAGNERKNVEIPILRASARIAARLNYLCPQFFPAPGFWSLQNLDCLAPESTASSEGSISKSCESISAENLLKFTLRPYARLGLDRSVIPSQVASSEIIDELISEIPEVVDAAHCVSRFWYQSTETNGEISLTKGDEVLVEEPWYNENTLPSCLENIRRDDLEIVLLGTGSSQPSKYRNVTSIHINLFSKGGLLLDCGEGTLGQLKRRYGVEGADNAVRGLSCIWISHIHADHHTGLARILTLRRDLLKGVPHEPLLVVGPRKLKFFLDAYQRLEDLDMQFLDCKHTTEASLLAFEGVTEPNRDYSSPASPTRFEDMSIKNTERQLAERVDSTLFAKGSRMQSYWKRPGSPIDNSVVPIVKSLQKVLNETGLEALISFPVIHCPQAFGVVLQASERLNSVGKMIPGWKVVYSGDTRPCPELIDASRGATVLIHEATFEDGMVDEAVARNHSTTKEAIEVGNSAGVYRIILTHFSQRYPKIPVLDDTHMHKTCIGFDMMSINIADLPVAPKVLPYLKLLFRDEMIVDEEDELIEAASVAS, encoded by the exons ATGGAAGAGGCCACGGAGGCTAAGAAGGCTGACACTGCTGGGTTCAATAAGCGAAGAGCTGAGGGCAACGACAAGAGTGATAGGCCGAAGAAGAACCTTCAGCGGAAAGTGCGCTCACTTAATCCCATCAATACCCTATCTTATGTTCAG ATACTAGGGACTGGAATGGATACTCATGATACATCTCCTTCAGTGTTGCTATTCTTTGACAAACAGAGATTTATATTTAATGCTGGAGAG GGTTTGCAAAGGTTCTGCACAGAGCATAAGATTAAGTTGTCAAAG ATTGATCACATTTTTCTCTCTCGTGTCTGCTCAGAGACTGCAGGTGGACTTCCAG GTTTGCTGTTAACTTTGGCTGGcatgggtgaagaaggaatgtCT GTCAATGTATGGGGTCCGTCAGATCTCAAATATCTGGTAGATGCCATGAGGTGTTTCATCCCAAATGCTGCCATGGTTCACACTCGGAGCTTTGGGCCGACTCTCGGTTCTGTGGGGGGTTTTATGGATGATCAAACTAAGTTTAAAGAGCCGATTGTTCTTGTTGATGATGAGGTTGTCAATATATCAGCCATTCTTCTACTCCCAAATTTCTCAAAAGGGACTGGGCTCCCAAATGAAGTAATCAGTACACAGAATCCGACAGAAAAGGTTCTTGATGATAGGATTGGTCATGCTTCACAACCCTTTAGACTAAATGGCAACAGTAGACCTAATGCAAAGCCTGGTGACATGTCTGTCGTTTACATCTGTGAATTACCTGAGATTAAAGGGAAATTTGACCCTGAAAAAGCTAAGGCTTTGGGTCTTAAACCAGGGTCAAAATATCGGGAACTGCAACTTGGAAATTCAGTGCACTCAGATTTTCAAAATATCACG GTTCATCCAAGGGATGTAATGGAACCCTCCATTCCTGGTCCAATTGTATTACTTGTAGACTGCCCAACGGAATCTCATTTGGAGGAGCTGGTATCCATAAAATGTCTCAGTCGCTATTATGTGGATTTCTCAGGCCCGCCTGAGAATGCTAAGGGTGTGACTTGTGTCATTCATCTGGGTCCTGCATCTCTAATAAGCAGTCCGAACTACCAGAGCTGGATGAAGAGATTTGGTTTAGCCCAACATATCATGGCTGGGAATGAAAG GAAGAATGTGGAGATTCCAATCCTAAGAGCAAGTGCAAGAATTGCAGCTCGACTTAACTATCTATGTCCACAGTTCTTTCCAGCTCCAGGTTTTTGGTCTCTTCAGAACCTTGATTGTTTGGCACCAGAATCCACTGCTTCAAGTGAG GGTTCCATTTCAAAGTCTTGTGAAAGCATTTCCGCTGAAAACCTCCTCAAG TTCACGTTGCGTCCATATGCTCGCCTTGGATTAGATAGGTCTGTTATTCCAAGTCAAGTGGCTTCCTCAGAAATCATTGATGAGTTAATTTCAGAGATTCCGGAGGTTGTAGATGCAGCCCATTGTGTTAGTCGGTTCTGGTACCAGTCTACAGAAACAAACGGAGAGATAAGTTTAACTAAAGGTGATGAAGTTTTGGTTGAAGAGCCATGGTATAATGAGAATACGCTTCCTAGTTGTTTGGAAAATATAAGGAGAGATGACTTGGAGATAGTTCTTTTAGGGACTGGATCATCTCAGCCATCTAAATATCGCAATGTCACTTCTATCCATATCAATCTTTTCTCCAAAGGAGGTTTACTTTTAGATTGCGGTGAAGGAACCCTGGGACAGCTGAAAAGAAG ATATGGTGTAGAGGGTGCTGATAATGCTGTGAGAGGTCTTAGCTGTATATGGATTTCTCATATTCATGCTGATCACCATACTGGGTTGGCAAGAATACTTACTCTACGACGTGATTTGTTGAAGGGGGTGCCTCACGAGCCATTACTTGTTGTTGGACCGAGAAAGCTTAAGTTCTTTTTGGATGCATACCAGAGACTCGAAGATTTAGATATGCAGTTCCTTGATTGTAAGCACACCACAGAAGCGTCTTTACTTGCTTTTGAGGGTGTTACTGAACCCAATAGGGATTACTCTTCTCCAGCAAGTCCAACCCGTTTTGAGGACATGAGCATTAAAAATACAGAGAGGCAATTAGCGGAGAGAGTTGATTCTACTCTATTTGCTAAAGGATCCCGTATGCAGAGCTATTGGAAGAGGCCGGGTAGTCCTATTGACAACAGTGTAGTTCCAATTGTAAAGAGCTTGCAAAAAGTGCTCAATGAAACTGGTTTGGAAGCCTTGATTAGTTTTCCTGTCATCCACTGTCCGCAGGCATTTGGTGTTGTCTTGCAAGCTTCAGAGAGATTGAATAGTGTTGGAAAAATGATTCCAGGTTGGAAGGTTGTATACTCAGGTGACACTAGGCCCTGTCCGGAACTTATAGACGCATCTCGTGGTGCAACAGTTCTAATACATGAG GCAACTTTTGAGGATGGCATGGTGGACGAGGCTGTAGCAAGAAACCATAGCACAACAAAGGAAGCCATAGAAGTTGGGAACTCTGCTGGAGTTTATCGTATCATCCTCACTCACTTCAGCCAGCGATATCCTAAAATCCCAGTACTTGATGATACACACATGCATAAGACATGCATTGGATTTGACATGATGAGTATTAACATTGCTGATTTGCCTGTGGCCCCAAAGGTACTTCCATACTTGAAACTGCTTTTTAGAGACGAGATGATTGTTGACGAGGAAGATGAGTTGATAGAGGCTGCAAGTGTGGCTTCTTGA
- the LOC126614399 gene encoding probable WRKY transcription factor 31: protein MESSASDHSIHNCRFVLSSETTNDHDHGKRVVGELDFFADKGRLKEDRDHTAEVKEECDRHGVGQEKQLPDVNIGLNLLTTNTSSEKSSMDDGTSSSHTMENKHRTNQLAVLRAELGRMNVENQRLRGAIHQLNTHYQALQVHLVTLMQRQKNQKTDYQTAEQHKMNINGSVVLEEKQMMNGINNLAPIQFMDMGRAEKDELSQCSHEGCRSQDCSGSPPRNDIVESMECCKSTSHVHRDVSGRSRTAGGEDSPDQELQGWIPKKVPKLISPREVDQPSSEAMSMIKKARVSVRARSEASMISDGCQWRKYGQKMAKGNPCPRAYYRCTMRNGCPVRKQVQRCAEDRTILITTYEGHHNHPLPPAAMAMASTTSASASMLLSGSMRSADDLISSNSFLARTGLPNYPPSLATLSASAPFPTVTLDLTNTPTSSEMPLGQPNQLPPNFPHNNLMSVPQILGQALCNQSKFSVLDSLQGLDSTTHSLADKVSAATAAITADPNFTAALVAAITSIVVNGHSNNNTYNNVATRNNSDDNTE, encoded by the exons ATGGAATCTTCAGCTAGTGATCATTCTATTCACAACTGCAGATTCGTACTTTCTTCTGAGACGACGAATGATCACGATCATGGGAAACGAGTGGTCGGTGAATTGGACTTCTTTGCTGATAAGGGCCGTTTGAAAGAAGATAGAGATCACACGGCTGAAGTTAAAGAAGAATGCGATCGTCACGGGGTTGGTCAAGAAAAGCAACTACCCGACGTAAAT aTTGGATTGAATCTTCTTACAACAAACACCAGTAGCGAAAAATCATCCATGGATGATGGAACTTCGTCTTCCCATACTATGGAAAACAAGCATAGAACAAATCAG CTGGCAGTTCTTCGAGCTGAATTAGGCCGTATGAACGTAGAAAACCAACGGTTGAGAGGTGCGATTCATCAGTTAAACACTCATTACCAGGCGTTACAGGTGCACCTTGTGACACTGATGCAACGCCAGAAAAATCAAAAGACTGATTATCAAACTGCAGAACAACACaag ATGAACATAAATGGATCAGTGGTACTAGAAGAGAAGCAGATGATGAACGGGATTAATAATCTTGCTCCAATACAATTTATGGATATGGGAAGGGCTGAGAAAGATGAGCTTTCACAGTGTTCTCATGAAGGCTGCAGATCCCAAGATTGTTCCGGGTCGCCCCCTCGAAACGACATCGTCGAGTCAATGGAGTGCTGCAAGAGTACTAGTCATGTTCACAGGGATGTTAGTGGAAGAAGTCGTACTGCTGGGGGGGAAGATAGCCctgaccaagaacttcaagggTGGATTCCTAAGAAGGTTCCCAAGTTGATAAGCCCTAGGGAAGTGGATCAACCCTCATCTGAAGCCATGTCCATGATTAAAAAAGCTCGTGTTTCAGTTCGAGCACGATCTGAAGCTTCCATG ATATCTGATGGATGCCAATGGAGAAAGTATGGCCAGAAAATGGCTAAAGGAAACCCATGCCCTCGAGCTTATTATCGTTGCACCATGAGAAATGGTTGCCCGGTTCGCAAACAG GTACAGAGATGTGCGGAAGATCGAACAATACTTATAACAACATACGAAGGCCACCACAACCATCCACTCCCTCCTGCTGCAATGGCCATGGCATCTACTACATCAGCATCAGCATCAATGCTTCTATCAGGTTCAATGCGTAGTGCTGATGACCTAATAAGCTCAAACAGCTTCCTAGCAAGAACTGGATTGCCTAACTACCCACCAAGCTTGGCAACACTTTCGGCCTCAGCCCCATTTCCTACTGTCACCTTGGACCTCACTAACACTCCCACTTCCTCAGAGATGCCACTTGGCCAACCAAACCAGCTCCCTCCAAATTTTCCTCACAACAATCTTATGTCTGTGCCACAAATTCTAGGTCAAGCCCTTTGCAACCAATCCAAATTCTCGGTTCTCGATAGCCTTCAGGGGTTGGATAGTACTACACACTCACTGGCTGACAAAGTCAGTGCAGCAACGGCGGCCATCACAGCGGACCCTAATTTCACAGCGGCTCTGGTAGCAGCCATCACCTCTATTGTTGTCAATGGTCATTCAAACAATAACACCTACAACAATGTTGCTACAAGAAACAATAGTGACGACAATACAGAATAA
- the LOC126614881 gene encoding uncharacterized protein LOC126614881, with translation MGAVYELMRVVKDELERKHGARWVIKIIEDRWYKTLYHDLHAAAYYLNPRYQYRPGVGDDGNLIRAVHNVYSKLDPGSPAVGQFGNELTWFKDARRTFGEPTSVAARTNMSPTEWWIMYGTDAPTVRKLAIKVLSQTTSSSACERNWSTFALIHTKQRNKLAHSSLEKLVYCYYNMKLQIRDKEAEIDHVDRGDPLDVFDIVGEDDDTEGNQFF, from the exons atgggggcagtatatgagttgatgcgtgtagtgaaggatgaattggaaagaaaacatggtgcaaggtgggtcataaagataattgaagaccgatggtataaaacattataccacgatttgcatgcagcag catattatttgaatccccgataccaatacagacccggtgttggagatgatggtaaccttatacgtgctgtacataatgtatactctaaattagaccctggatcaccagcagttggccaatttggaaatgag ctaacatggtttaaagatgcaagaagaacttttggagaaccaacatcagttgctgctcgaacaaatatgtctccta ctgaatggtggatcatgtatgggaccgatgcaccaactgtgagaaagttagcaatcaaagtattatcacaaacaacttcctcatctgcttgtgaaagaaattggagcacatttgcactcatacacacaaagcaaagaaataagttggctcatagtagcttggaaaaattagtttattgctactacaacatgaagcttcaaattcgagataaggaagcagaaatagatcatgtcgaccgtggtgacccactagatgtgtttgatattgttggtgaagatgatgatacagagggtaaccaatttttttaa